In Parasteatoda tepidariorum isolate YZ-2023 chromosome 8, CAS_Ptep_4.0, whole genome shotgun sequence, the DNA window CCATAAAAAAACCAACATTCAATCCATCAATCTATAGAGACCACTATTAAAAGTGCTACTACTAGCCATTGTCCCgcaacaaaatttctttattctgccctatatttattttgctcagACATAGTATACAGCTTGTTTGATGCGGTATAGGCGATTCTCCTGCCATTTAACTCTACATTGAATacttgattcttttttaaattcaaatttataaagaaatattgttttatagaaATTCTGATTTATGGTAATTGGATTTTTAGACAGAATTTGATAAGTTTTATGATCCTGACGAAGAGAACTTTCGAAGAGAAATATGGGAACGGAATCATTTAGATATAAGTCAACAcaataaagatttcaaaaaaggTATTTACCTCTACAGAAAATCTCACAACCACAAGTCTGACATGGTAAGCATGTTCTTTACACATATGTTAATAGATGCTATAGTTATGGTAAAGCTGGGCGATATGTTGTgaaatattgatgttttttttttaattatcgctatcacgatattttaaatgcattctcTCGATATATTGTGAATACGATACACATCGACAATGACTATATCGTGATCCAATAAGTAAATCCTCCCTCTAAgacaaaaaccttttaatttgCCAAACGTTCTAGAACAGAAGTACTTACACGAACTATTATCCAACTTGCATGAagccgggggccgcaattaaaaacaccagtcaaatggtaGGCAGtaactttatcaaaatcttATATAGGAATCTTtcatgtttgaaggaacattaaatattactgtcagactTTTATcgagttgtacaaaacaaaagtattgaattacaaattaaaataataagtagatttttacccgataaatttttttttttacaccgttggcattttaaatttcacagaaacgaagaaatgaGATTCTTTTTTGACGaaagaaaagtactttaaactcatatagattttttacgagaATAGTTCgctaaaaaaatgacaactaatatattttagttcacgaGCCGTGGCCAGCCgaccgccagttggtaaccactggtCTAGAACATGTGCTGAGCTCTGCTTTTCTAGATGCTATTTCACTTGGTGGAGTTGACAATAAGCTATTTTAAGCCAAGACCGTCAAGtaatcaattctcttaagtgacacattctaaattctttcactcttatgtttacaaaaagaCCTAACacaaagttgccaggtacacaaaacaaaaaaaatatcacggttacaataaaatacataaacaatacatttacgttactatacagctgtatagtttttactcggatgaaacaggtttgcatttgtttacgcaCCTGTATCAATGGGTTCACATTGTAATGCAaggcgttaaaaataaatacaaataggaagtatataaaaacccattacatatgtatgtttaagtataaaagtaCTTCATATAAATTCGTGCAAAtcgtgtcattattaaaaaactgcagtgagtctaataatttaatctaattattatgtaatataatgcttgatataataaatattctatttatatataatatatcgtctaactAAATTAtactatcgtcaaatttatattatatatcgtctaatttaaccaattgatacactaacgtaagcaagtgcaaaccggtttcagtcacatgaaaacaataaagctgtatagtatcacctgataattaagattttacatagaatttagagtgcgtttaataatttggccaagAGAGTAACTTAGAAGAGTATaaacttatgtagagaaactgagctcaactttaatacgtCATTTTACTGATAAAGATTAGATGGCGTTGACGTAATAGATTACACGTGTGGGGTattgtgatcttcttcttcgTAAAGTaccctattttattgtttaatgataatttgtattgaaatgAGCGTTTGTTGCAGACAGAGGGAGAGCTTAAACGTCACCATCATTGTGCATTCATGTCTAGGCCACAGGAAAGCGATTACGTTGAATTTAAGAGCGATTGCGACAGAAAATGTAGAcgaaatattccaaaaaaacatgattggagaaaaaaaaatataattacatcgGTAAAAAACCAAGtaagtaaaagtatttatttcataatatttaatttttcataacaacAATTTCTAGGTGTTACAGGGGTGCGTAAGtgagaactatatttttaatcagtaataatttttttaaacctgtaaTAGGCTGGTATCCAACCAGtaatgcattatttaagtaaaattaatatagggaatttaaaaaaatatattttttttccattaacgatatattgaataaattgctaaaagatatgcatttataaattagtgcatcaatatttttcatcgaagttgaaattcaaaataaaataatcaaattcaagaataaagaaatatttttctttgataacctttcttacaatttataatagttatttttcaaaaattgccgACCAGTTTAccggttcgaatcccgctcagggcatggatgtttctctgtGTGTTGGCCTCTGttgtgtggcgtgggtaatgttgctcgcctccgtgactttaggtgctcactgggtaacgataaatgagctgctcttccggcatcttctaaggaacgaaagttcagtgcctgccgttatttaaaaaaaaaaattcaattcagcttattttacacaattttcaatttaaatggcaaaaattaCTAGACCTAATATATACAGAAGAAACTCTCTGCAGGATCGGATtggattgaatgtagggtttagtggCACAAAGTCCAAAagaggacatgctgcgccaaacaataCGGTAAAAACAGTTCAAAAGACATAATGCGTGCAACACTTCGTATAattataactgataaaattgtataagttgatgaataaaatcagatagaAGGTGCGAATACGATATAAAATACATGAAgtaagtaaagtgaataaaattgtagatgcattaaaacatttacataCAGTTAAAAATACCAAGAGCACGTAAATACGCAAAAATGTTTGGATGATGAATGTTATCTAACAAATCTTGCATGCATAAATTAGAAGTTCTAAAATACGTTAAACGATACTGGTTAAAACATGGACaggttattaaaatatgatgaattgtGAGAGGAACGTTACAACCATGGCATTGAGGAGCGGGTTCTCCTAGCAACAAATGGAGGTGTGTCAACCGGGTATGACCAATTCGAAGACGGGTTAGTTTTACATCTGCTCTACGCAACCGCAGTACTGGGAAATGGTCTATATCAGATTTGATGCTGTGgagtttattaaatactttgagGTCCCATTGTTATTGCCATaatgattttacaatttttcgaACATGTAGTTTCATGTCAGAGAAGGGTACAATGTTAAAACAGATGTGGCAGATCGTGCAGCTAGTTCATTACCTGGAATACCAACATGACTCATTACTcagcaaaataaaatctcaaatcCCTTCTTTTGAAGAGTAGTTAACAAATGGAAACTCTCTGCAGACTTAAGAATTCAATTGCCTAacacaaaacttaattttaaggcttgtttatgaaaacatttcattcacattaaaagtttctgaattcatttgaatttttttttctcgcttgCATATTCACACCGACTCGTTCTTTAAAAGTATGGATTCCACCTAAAGAAGTTCGATCGTTTAGGGTTCCatggctgaaaaaaaaaattgggaaccgttGCTTTGATGGATGCAGAAATGTATTTCTCACCtacaaaagaaatgaaacaatcGATTCGCCTAGAAAATAAGCTTGAAAGTGAAGAGGACTAGATGTAAAAATCCCAATAACATCATTGTTTATGGAATACCTTCTTCCCTACTTTCGCTTTTGCCATCACGCCAAGTCTTTAATGTTATCAAGAGTAAAAAACACTGAATATTTTATGAGTACAAAAtcgataacaatttttatataccAAACATACTTCacatttaatataactttttaaactaaaatacattttcattaatttacctGCTAATGTAGAATATCACACCTTTAGAGTAACtcattcaagaaaaaacttacttcttacAAGAGTCGCGGTACTGGATTTTAAGAAggcaaaaatacaaattgcaatattgaattttaaactagcGTAAATACGAATTGCgatatttggttttaaaaatgcgTAAATTCTAATcatgatattggatttttaaattacgtGAATAGGAAGTGCGATGTACGTTTTTTGAATCGGGTGAATACTTGTCGCAATGCATagcttttaaatcaggtaaatacgaaaatcgatgtttgatattagcATTGCGTAACTATTAGCAGATACCGAGGCAGTTCCATACATTCAAAACggcaaaaaccaaaaaaaaaaaagaaattggcgAAAGAATCACGCAAGACGTCCTTCACGTAATTGGCGAAAGAAAGTAAGTAAACTTCTCGTTAACgggatttataaaaaaaaaaagcttcaaaattttgttggattataaatttttgattcgcGGAATTTAGCGAACTAATGGATGGTCTTGAGATATGCGGAATTCTGCAATATTCGAGCAAAAATCGCAAGCCCTGCTTTTAGTTTTTAGTCAAGGAAGAAATGTGGAAAACTCGGAATTCCAGGGTACCCCCGGAATACAATCACCCCTGcgttatgaaattgttttttttttcagctactTGTATTCGACTTGTTACAATGGAGtaatatgatttataatttaagattaagatttttgcattatttttttgtaatgaagagaaaaaaatcgtctgcggcatccgaaaaggaaaataatctataataataattaattattcagacTGAAGTAACCGAATTTGTTCATTAAGctcataccatttttttttaaagcgatCATCACATCTCTAATTTGTGAGTTAGATTTCCGATTTGAAGACGAATTTTTCCGTgagtgtttttattttccacgattttaaatttgatcGAAAGTATTACTTTTTTACAGGGTCATTGTGGATCTTGTTGGGCATTTGCAACAGTTGCAGCTCTCGAAGCTCACTTAGCTTTAAAAACTGGTAAAATGATAAAGCTAAGCGAACAAGATGTTATGGACTGCTCCAGGaaatatggtaatatttacTCACTGATCTCTTTAAGTTACTGTATTGCTGATACAAAAAAAACCATAGACTTATAATATAAGTAGACTGCTCTCGCAATGGTACTACTACTCACTTTGAAACCAACATCTGTATGATTCACCCACAGTGAGGAATGATAAGCAATGTtagatgaaaacaaattttcacgatgacataaaatgctttttaagaaGGCACATGACATTTCGCATAGAGCCgaaatttaagacaaataatgacgaaaatactttttaaaaaaattaaagctggaACAAATATTTCCAACATCGATTATTTAgctttcattcatattttttatcactagCAACTAACAAgttgggcaaaattttaggatatTTCAAGCAAAGTTAAATAACTTCTAATAAACACTTCACAACTTAATGAACAATTAACTTAACTTTGAAGTACATGTTATTGggtacataaatatatttatattttaattcgcaTCTTTTAAACTCTGGTTAATTCGCTTAACTTTTTGTAaagaataacagaaatttctttttacattctGTGAAATTCTTACTTTCTTATtggcaaattattttcaattctataaTTATAACGGTTCGTAATCgttatatctattttaaatcacACCGAATATACTATTTTTGATGAGCTGTATCGGCGTAGTatgatttttgttcttttggAGCTAGCGCTGTTTTATTTAATCcgcaacttaattaattttaatcgtttAGTAAAACAAATTGTCTCTCACTATTCCTGTGAGTGGCGCTTTCTAAAAGTGCAGATGATTTTTGcttaaatcaaaacatttggtacaaaaagaaagaattggCAACACATTTATTGCCACATGCTGACAGATTGTATCCCAAAATCAATTTGATATTTCGGCAACGTAACACCAAGCTAATACAAAGCAGGCATGTCAGTAGTTCGAAATTTATTAAGTCAGAAGAGCCTTCTTCAcaggatttaatttttgaattcataGTTAATGCTAAGCAGCACAGAAGGTTTGACGCTCCCAGAGCTTCTTGATTGGGTGATAAATTATCTCTTAAAAAGATTCGTGCCGGCATCGGACAATGGCGTAAGAGATTATATTCAGTCATCAATGAAGATGGTAAACGattcgaataataaaaattttaaggtaaacttctattaaataagataatatcgggtcaatacgaattccatTCCCAgctaaagtaaaatatcttcagtggtagaaggatccTGGGTTAGAGATCggtgccgttaggctaaccgtgggttagttccatcaaaaggtcctccacgaaggcaaatttctcccaatacttgatccaggagttgaacattagtaaacccaaaattaggtcggctgttcaacgacggttataaaataaaataaaaactatgtcTAACTTCAGGGTTAGTAAGTGAATTCGCAGAGACAACAGTTCTGGTTGTTCCGTNAGTTGCTCATTTAATTTATCCTTTGCCGTTAGTCTGAccgtgggttagttccatcaaaaggtcctccacgaaggcaaatttttcccaatacttgatccaggagttgaacattagtaaacccaaaattaggtcggctgttcaatgacggttataaaataaaataaaaactatgtcTAACTTCGGGGTTAGTAAGTGAATTCGCAGAGACAACAGTTCTGGTTGTTCCGTATCAGCAATCCGAATAACCTCTAGAAATTAATGATCCTGAAAATTTGTTTCGATGATAAGTTATAAAAGTGTTTCGTAACTTATTTTGCGCACTCTACATAAacattaatacattttcttcaatactcgaaaataatttatattttttataccttcGACGACAGGAAATCATGGTTGTCACGGTGGATTTACAGATCATGCTTACCATTATGTCAAGACAAATAAAGGAATAAACAGAGCAAAAGATTATCCGTATAAAGCCAAGGTAAGTGACTGACACAAGAGTGATacatatgtaattaattatattaagatgGATATCATAATTCAGTTCTTCTTAAACGTAAATATTTCCCGCAAAAACACTGaacattttggtttcaaaatatgATAGCTCTATGTTAGAACATTTAGTTAATGCATTAATCGTAGCGAAATAGACAATTACCTAGATTTCGAAAATGTATCATCTGTACCCGAAAATTAACCTAAGGAATACAGATTCTGAAGCTCAATAACGATAAATAAAtgtgaagtaattttacttgaagATATTTATGACAATTTAAACAGGAAACTGTTTTGATCTAACTACGTTTTTACTGtaactacagttttttttaaaaataatttactctgAAAGTTAAAATGTATGTCTGATAACATGTAATCTATCTCTCTTTAGATTGACATCTACTCGACCGcgaggaattaaaataaagattttgtgcggaaaaatagattttcttcaGCAATGGATAAATaagtcaatatttaaagcaatgaaagctgtaaaaaatcacaaaaaagcAGTTGGATCTGCAATTTCTTTCGAACAAATAAGAGTTAAGAATAAGTAttcctgttaaaatattaatataaaaaattttttaatacaaaatggtACTTATCAGCACGTCAAATTTCAATTCTATTGTTGCATTTCAGCAGACTGAccaaaatgtgtgttttttttttactacaagtttaatagttattaatttttgaactaattgacaaatccgaaatttttttttcttccctcatACTCCCTATACACCTTCGTAATTTCTAAGTCTTCTAGACTTCGAGCAAAaacaaagcaattaaaa includes these proteins:
- the LOC110282821 gene encoding cathepsin S-like — translated: MNQFFVKLLIFLSILNIIVSDSRFTEEWETYKTEFDKFYDPDEENFRREIWERNHLDISQHNKDFKKGIYLYRKSHNHKSDMTEGELKRHHHCAFMSRPQESDYVEFKSDCDRKCRRNIPKKHDWRKKNIITSVKNQGHCGSCWAFATVAALEAHLALKTGKMIKLSEQDVMDCSRKYGNHGCHGGFTDHAYHYVKTNKGINRAKDYPYKAKDAGRCKNKKRKNEAAIKYYGVLPKGDEKLLKEVIATHGPVTALIHAPKNLHHYKSGVYHDKECEKNQHINHAVLIVGYGETSKGEPYWIIKNRYIKIQKKNKKTQVFIAITKTSKANKTKPGQNIIQYWINIPEKKNGHNLHLK